Proteins encoded within one genomic window of Bacillus sp. F19:
- the manA gene encoding mannose-6-phosphate isomerase, class I: MSQTPIFLTPLFQDRIWGGTSLREKFNYDIPTETTGECWAISAHPNGQSVVSDGEYAGKTLGQLWDENRELFGGEEGNTFPLLTKILDANNDLSVQVHPNDEYANEHENGELGKTECWYIIDCKEGADMIYGHNAASKEELIQMVNSGEWNSLLRRVKIKPGDFFYVPSGTIHALCEGTLVLETQQSSDTTYRVYDYDRTDDEGNKRELHLEKAIDVSTVPHVDGQNHPAVAKMKDVAITTFVEEQYFTVGKWEVNGQASFTQDQPFLLCSVIEGDGELIHDGKRYPIPKGTHFILPSETGVFSISGKCDLIVSHI, translated from the coding sequence TTGAGTCAAACGCCCATTTTTTTAACCCCTCTCTTCCAAGATCGCATCTGGGGAGGAACTTCATTAAGAGAAAAATTTAACTACGATATCCCAACTGAAACCACAGGCGAATGCTGGGCCATCTCTGCCCATCCAAACGGACAGAGTGTTGTTTCTGATGGGGAATATGCCGGAAAAACGTTAGGTCAATTATGGGATGAAAATCGCGAATTGTTTGGCGGAGAGGAAGGAAACACATTTCCGCTGCTAACAAAGATTCTTGACGCCAACAATGATCTTTCTGTTCAAGTACACCCGAATGATGAGTATGCGAATGAACACGAAAATGGCGAGCTTGGGAAAACAGAGTGCTGGTACATCATTGACTGCAAAGAAGGGGCAGACATGATTTACGGACATAACGCTGCTTCTAAAGAAGAGCTGATTCAAATGGTGAACAGCGGGGAATGGAATTCACTCCTGCGCCGTGTCAAAATTAAGCCTGGTGATTTTTTCTACGTGCCAAGCGGAACGATTCACGCTTTATGTGAGGGTACACTTGTGCTTGAAACGCAGCAGAGCTCTGATACGACTTATCGTGTGTATGATTATGACCGTACGGATGACGAAGGGAACAAGCGGGAACTGCATCTTGAGAAAGCGATTGATGTGAGTACAGTGCCGCATGTTGATGGTCAGAATCATCCAGCTGTAGCAAAGATGAAAGATGTAGCCATTACGACTTTTGTAGAAGAGCAGTATTTTACTGTCGGCAAGTGGGAAGTAAATGGACAAGCGTCATTTACGCAGGATCAGCCTTTTCTTCTTTGCAGTGTGATTGAAGGAGATGGCGAGCTTATTCATGATGGTAAAAGATATCCGATTCCAAAAGGAACCCATTTTATTTTGCCTTCAGAGACTGGAGTTTTTTCGATTAGCGGTAAATGTGATTTAATCGTTTCTCATATATGA
- a CDS encoding substrate-binding domain-containing protein: MPMPVSAQGWPWLHHQVHLAAQGYTVPTDVGIGSFDNGHLSQITNPKIKMMDIDLYLFGKKAFEQLFWRMDNKEEPFKMSLLLFCEVV, from the coding sequence ATGCCAATGCCTGTTTCTGCTCAAGGATGGCCTTGGCTTCATCACCAGGTCCACCTTGCAGCGCAAGGGTACACCGTGCCAACTGACGTCGGCATTGGCAGCTTTGACAACGGTCATTTATCACAGATTACTAACCCGAAGATTAAGATGATGGATATTGATTTATACTTATTTGGGAAGAAAGCTTTTGAGCAGCTGTTTTGGAGGATGGATAATAAAGAAGAACCTTTTAAGATGTCGTTGTTGCTTTTTTGTGAGGTGGTTTAG
- the galE gene encoding UDP-glucose 4-epimerase GalE, which translates to MAILVTGGAGFIGSHTCVELINSGYEIIVVDNFSNSNPESLNRINIITEKKLKIYNVDLLQIDRLEQVFKENDIQGVIHFAGLKAVGESVKNPFKYYQNNITGTLILLETMRKHEVFKIVFSSSATVYGLPEYVPISENSMLNPTNPYGRTKQMIEEILSDIYISENRWSIAVLRYFNPIGAHASGLIGEDPKGVPNNLMPYITQVASGKLKDLNIFGDNYNTVDGTGVRDYIHVTDLAKGHIKALDKVFELSGFNVYNLGTGNGYSVLQIIKAFEKVTGTKIPYTIGSRRSGDIGECFADPTKAEEELGWKAEKNIEEMCLDSWRWQSNNPEGYSKVLLSK; encoded by the coding sequence ATGGCAATTTTGGTTACAGGCGGAGCCGGTTTTATTGGAAGTCATACTTGTGTAGAACTAATTAATTCTGGATACGAAATTATAGTAGTGGATAATTTTTCTAATAGTAATCCCGAATCACTAAATAGAATAAACATTATAACTGAAAAAAAATTAAAAATTTATAATGTTGACCTATTACAAATAGATAGGTTAGAACAAGTATTTAAAGAAAACGATATACAAGGAGTTATTCACTTTGCAGGTTTAAAAGCTGTAGGAGAATCAGTAAAAAATCCTTTTAAATATTATCAAAACAATATAACGGGTACTTTAATTCTACTTGAGACAATGAGAAAACATGAGGTTTTTAAAATTGTATTTAGCTCATCTGCTACCGTTTACGGTTTACCAGAGTATGTCCCTATCTCAGAAAATAGTATGTTAAACCCTACAAATCCTTATGGTAGAACCAAACAAATGATTGAAGAGATACTAAGTGATATTTACATCTCAGAGAATAGGTGGAGTATTGCAGTTTTACGTTATTTTAATCCAATAGGGGCCCATGCAAGTGGCCTTATCGGTGAAGATCCAAAAGGAGTACCCAACAACTTAATGCCATATATAACTCAAGTTGCTAGTGGCAAATTAAAAGATCTTAATATTTTTGGAGACAATTATAATACGGTTGATGGAACTGGCGTAAGGGATTATATTCATGTGACGGATCTTGCTAAAGGACATATAAAAGCTTTAGATAAAGTTTTTGAATTAAGTGGATTTAACGTCTACAATCTAGGTACTGGAAATGGTTATAGTGTCCTTCAAATTATTAAAGCATTTGAAAAAGTAACTGGAACAAAAATACCATATACAATAGGTTCTAGGCGTTCTGGAGACATTGGAGAATGTTTTGCCGATCCAACAAAAGCTGAAGAAGAACTTGGATGGAAAGCTGAAAAAAATATTGAAGAAATGTGTTTAGATTCTTGGAGATGGCAATCTAACAATCCAGAAGGGTACTCTAAAGTGTTATTATCTAAATAA
- a CDS encoding SDR family oxidoreductase: protein MMLENINIPKGSKFLITGGAGFIGSNLIEAVSHLGYEVKVLDDYSNGLRSNINNLKELYDFEMIEGSITDLKTCKEATKGVDYVLHQAAWGSVPRSVKMPLTYDTINVHGTLNLMQAAVENDVKKFVYASSSSVYGDNFSLPKYEGQEGNPLSPYAITKKVNEIYAKNFFDLYGLETVGLRYFNVFGRRQNPHSTYAAVIPVFVKMLLDNQAPTINGNGNQTRDFTYIDNVIQANLKACIAGKEASGEAFNIAYGKNISLNELYSYITELLGKEIAPNYGPTRVGDIPHSLADISKATKYLDYLPQIDVDKGLRLTMDWYISNL from the coding sequence ATGATGTTAGAAAACATTAATATACCAAAAGGCAGTAAGTTCCTTATTACTGGTGGAGCAGGCTTTATTGGATCGAACTTAATAGAGGCTGTATCACATCTAGGTTATGAAGTTAAGGTGCTTGACGATTATTCCAATGGATTAAGATCTAATATAAATAATTTAAAAGAATTATACGACTTTGAAATGATTGAAGGAAGCATAACTGATTTAAAGACATGTAAGGAAGCAACAAAAGGGGTAGACTATGTTTTACATCAAGCTGCATGGGGATCGGTTCCAAGATCTGTTAAAATGCCATTGACATATGACACAATTAACGTACATGGAACACTAAATTTAATGCAAGCAGCTGTTGAAAATGATGTAAAAAAGTTTGTTTATGCCTCCTCATCTTCTGTTTATGGGGATAACTTTTCACTACCAAAGTATGAGGGGCAAGAGGGAAATCCTCTTTCTCCTTATGCTATTACAAAAAAAGTTAATGAAATATATGCTAAGAACTTCTTTGATTTATATGGTCTAGAGACAGTTGGTTTAAGATACTTTAATGTCTTTGGCCGGAGACAGAATCCACATTCTACATACGCTGCTGTAATCCCAGTATTTGTTAAAATGCTTTTGGATAATCAAGCTCCAACAATTAATGGTAATGGAAATCAAACTCGCGATTTTACATATATAGATAATGTAATTCAAGCTAATCTAAAGGCTTGTATTGCAGGTAAAGAAGCAAGTGGAGAAGCATTTAATATAGCTTATGGTAAAAACATTAGTTTAAATGAATTGTATTCTTACATTACTGAATTGTTAGGGAAAGAAATTGCTCCAAATTACGGTCCTACAAGAGTAGGGGATATTCCACATTCTCTAGCTGATATCTCTAAAGCGACAAAGTATTTGGATTATCTTCCACAGATTGATGTTGATAAAGGCTTAAGATTGACCATGGATTGGTATATTAGTAACTTATAA
- a CDS encoding nucleotide sugar dehydrogenase, whose protein sequence is MNRNIGVVGLGYVGLPLAVAFGKNHTITGFDINEHRIQSLKSGHDSTNEVTDNELNEAKINFTSDPESLANCDFIIVAVPTPITKSKQPDLTPLVKASETVAKHINKGTIVVYESTVYPGATEEICVPVLEKFSGLKYGIDFFVGYSPERINPGDKEHTFTKITKVVSGQNESVLDIVANVYESVVEAGVYRASTIKVAEAAKVIENTQRDLNIALMNELALIFDHLKIDTKEVLEAAGTKWNFLKFSPGLVGGHCIGVDPYYLTYKAESVGYHSQVILAGRRINDDMGKYIAQSLIKEMIRKNLPIQGAKVTVLGLTFKENVPDLRNSKVIDVIRELEDFGVEVQVSDILADKNDSKEEYGVDLIDFEYLKPADAVILAVPHQKYINNGWEQFNQLLKHGKGIVVDIKSCLDKETCPEELTLWRL, encoded by the coding sequence ATGAATCGTAATATTGGAGTTGTGGGTTTAGGATATGTGGGTCTGCCTCTTGCAGTAGCTTTTGGAAAAAACCATACCATTACTGGATTTGATATAAATGAACATAGAATACAATCGTTAAAGTCAGGTCACGATTCTACTAATGAAGTTACAGATAATGAATTGAACGAAGCAAAGATTAATTTCACATCAGATCCAGAGTCTTTAGCAAATTGTGATTTCATCATTGTAGCTGTTCCAACACCAATTACCAAGAGCAAACAACCTGACTTAACACCATTAGTAAAAGCCTCTGAAACGGTAGCAAAACATATTAATAAAGGTACAATTGTTGTCTATGAATCGACTGTGTATCCAGGGGCTACAGAAGAAATCTGTGTTCCTGTACTAGAAAAATTTTCAGGTTTAAAGTATGGCATTGACTTTTTTGTTGGGTATTCACCTGAACGTATTAATCCAGGTGATAAAGAACATACATTTACGAAGATAACAAAGGTCGTATCAGGTCAGAATGAATCAGTTTTAGATATAGTAGCAAATGTTTATGAAAGTGTAGTTGAAGCAGGTGTATATAGGGCTAGTACTATCAAAGTTGCTGAGGCAGCGAAAGTAATAGAGAATACTCAGAGAGATTTAAATATCGCTTTAATGAATGAATTAGCATTAATTTTTGATCACTTAAAAATAGATACTAAAGAAGTATTAGAAGCAGCTGGAACTAAGTGGAATTTCTTGAAGTTTAGTCCTGGTTTGGTAGGAGGACATTGCATAGGAGTTGATCCTTACTATCTTACATATAAAGCGGAATCTGTGGGCTATCACTCACAGGTTATCTTGGCAGGTAGACGTATAAATGATGATATGGGTAAGTATATTGCTCAGTCTTTAATTAAAGAGATGATTCGTAAAAATTTACCTATTCAGGGTGCAAAGGTAACTGTTTTAGGACTAACTTTTAAAGAAAATGTACCAGATCTTCGAAATTCCAAAGTTATAGATGTCATCCGTGAGTTGGAGGATTTTGGTGTAGAAGTTCAAGTTTCAGATATATTAGCAGACAAGAATGATTCAAAAGAAGAATATGGAGTAGATCTCATTGACTTTGAATATCTAAAGCCTGCTGATGCTGTGATATTAGCTGTCCCTCATCAAAAATATATTAACAATGGTTGGGAACAATTTAACCAATTATTAAAACATGGTAAGGGAATTGTAGTTGACATAAAAAGTTGTTTAGATAAAGAAACATGTCCAGAAGAATTAACATTATGGAGACTATAA
- a CDS encoding glycosyltransferase family 4 protein, giving the protein MKIVMLISSFHPLLGGAEKQAQRLGADLVSKGNNVTVLTRWHKGLKPEEKIDGLNVVRLKVSSNSKFAPIIYLIKVLMYMWKYKKDIDVVHAHALSAPGLTAALTSFVTGIPSIAKIAGGGNQLGCEIKRMYLDNIIGKLKVKFMQKHISRFIAISRAIEDDLNYVNTPSKKIVFLPNGIDKLLYQNKNQNEFHLKSKKTFLYVGRLEKVKGIDILMEAWSRINKQLKQNSQLIILGEGSIDISRFQTDESVEYMGKVDNVRDYLANADVFLLPSRYEGISNALLEAMASKLTIIASKVGGNPDLIKHGENGFLFERENIEQLQNLIEGIMSSQYDVSSIGEAAYKFIEKDYDLDKISNKYIKLYQQISN; this is encoded by the coding sequence ATGAAAATAGTAATGCTAATTTCGAGTTTTCACCCATTGTTGGGCGGCGCTGAAAAACAAGCTCAAAGATTAGGCGCTGATTTGGTGAGTAAAGGTAACAATGTAACGGTATTAACTAGATGGCATAAAGGTTTAAAACCGGAAGAGAAAATTGATGGGTTAAACGTTGTAAGACTAAAAGTATCTTCTAACTCGAAATTTGCACCGATTATTTATTTAATTAAAGTCTTAATGTATATGTGGAAATATAAAAAAGATATAGATGTTGTTCACGCACATGCACTAAGTGCACCAGGATTAACTGCTGCTTTAACTAGTTTTGTAACGGGTATTCCTTCTATTGCAAAGATAGCAGGCGGAGGGAATCAACTTGGGTGTGAAATTAAAAGAATGTATCTAGATAATATTATTGGTAAATTGAAAGTGAAGTTTATGCAAAAACACATTTCTAGATTTATAGCAATAAGCAGGGCTATCGAAGATGATTTGAATTATGTAAATACACCCTCTAAAAAAATAGTATTTCTTCCTAATGGGATTGATAAATTACTATATCAAAATAAAAATCAGAATGAATTTCATTTAAAGTCAAAGAAAACTTTTTTATATGTAGGAAGGTTAGAAAAAGTTAAAGGTATTGATATTTTAATGGAAGCTTGGAGTAGAATCAATAAACAGCTAAAACAAAATAGTCAGTTGATTATACTGGGGGAAGGCTCTATAGACATATCTAGATTCCAAACTGATGAATCCGTTGAGTACATGGGGAAGGTTGATAATGTAAGAGATTACTTAGCTAATGCAGATGTTTTTCTTCTCCCTTCAAGATATGAAGGAATATCAAATGCTTTGTTGGAAGCTATGGCTTCCAAATTGACTATTATAGCTAGTAAAGTTGGAGGGAACCCAGATTTAATAAAACATGGTGAAAATGGTTTTTTATTTGAAAGAGAGAATATTGAGCAACTACAGAATTTAATAGAAGGAATTATGTCATCTCAATATGACGTTAGTAGTATAGGAGAAGCAGCCTATAAATTTATTGAAAAAGACTATGATTTGGACAAGATATCAAACAAATATATTAAATTGTATCAACAGATATCAAATTAA
- a CDS encoding acyltransferase, which produces MVFNLLHAFKLKRAIKQGLQIGENCRILSSSFGSEPYLIKIGDRCTITSGVKFINHDGGTWVFREEKEYKHIKKYGKIEIGNNCFIGLETIIMPNVKIGANSVVGAGSIVTKDIPPNSVAVGNPAKVIMTIEEYINRCQQNATPFPNNVTSKKEYLIQYFWKDSNL; this is translated from the coding sequence ATGGTTTTTAATTTATTACATGCTTTTAAGTTAAAGAGAGCTATTAAACAAGGACTTCAAATTGGAGAAAATTGTAGAATCCTTAGTTCTTCCTTTGGTAGTGAGCCTTATCTTATTAAAATTGGAGATAGGTGCACTATAACAAGTGGAGTGAAATTTATAAACCATGATGGTGGTACGTGGGTATTTAGAGAGGAAAAAGAATACAAACATATAAAAAAATACGGAAAAATAGAGATAGGTAATAATTGTTTCATAGGGTTAGAAACTATTATTATGCCTAATGTGAAAATTGGTGCTAATTCTGTTGTAGGTGCAGGATCTATTGTTACAAAAGACATCCCTCCTAATAGCGTGGCAGTTGGCAATCCTGCAAAGGTAATAATGACTATAGAAGAATATATTAATAGATGCCAACAAAATGCTACTCCATTTCCTAATAATGTGACTTCAAAAAAAGAATATTTAATTCAATATTTTTGGAAGGATAGTAATTTATGA
- a CDS encoding acyltransferase, with the protein MYKKIYAHILKKIDRRKYANFVYKDRMSRLKKMGVEVGENCRIETFNFGSEPYLVKIGDHVTVGANVQFVTHDGGVWVIRDKYPKIDVFGEIIIEDNCFIGINSIILPNVRIGANSVVGAGSVVTKDVEPNSVVAGVPARKISDLETYTQKCLKEGIMTKGMAYIEKKEKLLSIYGD; encoded by the coding sequence ATGTATAAAAAAATATATGCACATATATTAAAAAAAATTGATCGACGAAAATATGCGAATTTTGTTTACAAAGACAGAATGAGCCGTTTGAAAAAAATGGGGGTTGAAGTCGGAGAAAATTGTAGAATAGAAACATTTAACTTTGGTTCAGAACCTTATTTGGTAAAAATTGGTGATCATGTTACTGTGGGAGCGAATGTGCAGTTTGTCACACATGATGGAGGTGTCTGGGTAATAAGAGACAAATATCCAAAGATAGATGTTTTTGGTGAAATTATTATAGAAGATAATTGTTTTATAGGAATAAACTCTATTATCTTACCAAATGTTAGAATTGGTGCTAATTCTGTTGTAGGTGCAGGTTCAGTAGTAACAAAAGATGTTGAACCAAATTCAGTAGTTGCTGGTGTCCCAGCTAGAAAAATATCTGACTTGGAGACCTATACTCAAAAGTGCTTAAAAGAAGGGATAATGACAAAAGGCATGGCTTATATAGAAAAGAAGGAGAAGTTGTTAAGTATTTATGGTGATTAA
- the murJ gene encoding murein biosynthesis integral membrane protein MurJ, protein MRIFKNVFFVVIILSLFSKGLGFYRDILITNYFGFGITTDALLMAISIVTLLFSFFQTSIRTTFVPIFSQSYRINQEKAVTDFNSLKSFILIILIILTGFLYLNANRVAVIFAPGFDQEAISMTTEYFHLSLILLLTYGVFYINTGFLQAIRIFSTLETAGIVNNVVIIVILFSFSQQFGPISVIFGYIIGSLFQVFISYYTLNIRTSYTFKFTLKIIKSPIIKNFINLSKYVMVGSLVTQVSVFLDKFIASYLITGSVTALHYANLLKTLPLTIVVLTVTNIFFPNLTVSYKEDKITFTRLIEKQLIYMSFFTLYVSVIFICLSKEIVTLLFYRGEFTMTGIEMVSSALIAYSCGSVFWVIKEVLGKVSYAVEDTKTPMILAINSLIINLVLNILLSYYFGHVGIALATSISFAINCLLLYYSLKKNINFKIKKKTINLIISMTIVSMLVIISILYLKQLILEFSTNQIIVITTITLVISIIYITIGKFLGLIKFSWGR, encoded by the coding sequence TTGAGAATCTTTAAAAATGTATTTTTTGTAGTTATTATTCTTTCCTTGTTTAGCAAAGGGTTAGGTTTCTATCGAGATATCTTGATTACAAATTACTTTGGATTTGGAATAACAACTGATGCTCTATTAATGGCGATTTCAATTGTAACCTTGTTATTTTCGTTCTTTCAAACAAGTATTAGGACAACATTTGTTCCAATATTCAGTCAAAGTTATCGAATAAATCAGGAGAAAGCAGTAACAGATTTTAATTCTTTAAAAAGTTTTATATTAATAATACTTATAATATTAACTGGATTTCTTTATCTAAATGCTAATAGAGTTGCAGTGATTTTTGCACCGGGCTTTGATCAAGAGGCCATAAGTATGACTACTGAATACTTTCACTTAAGTCTTATATTATTACTAACATATGGTGTGTTTTATATAAATACTGGTTTTTTACAAGCAATTAGAATCTTCAGCACTCTTGAAACAGCTGGAATAGTAAACAATGTGGTTATTATTGTAATTCTTTTTTCGTTTTCCCAACAATTCGGACCGATATCTGTAATTTTTGGGTATATTATTGGTTCTCTTTTTCAAGTTTTTATTAGTTATTATACATTAAATATTAGAACCTCATATACCTTTAAATTCACCTTAAAAATTATAAAATCTCCAATAATTAAAAACTTTATCAATCTATCTAAATATGTCATGGTAGGAAGTTTGGTAACTCAAGTTTCTGTATTTTTAGATAAATTTATTGCATCGTACTTAATTACAGGTAGCGTTACTGCACTACACTATGCCAATTTATTAAAAACCTTGCCTCTAACTATTGTAGTTTTAACAGTAACTAACATCTTTTTTCCTAATCTCACTGTTTCATATAAAGAGGATAAGATAACATTTACTAGGTTAATTGAGAAGCAGCTTATTTATATGTCTTTCTTCACATTATATGTATCTGTAATATTTATTTGTTTGAGTAAGGAAATAGTTACTTTGTTATTTTATAGGGGTGAATTTACTATGACTGGAATTGAAATGGTATCTTCAGCTCTAATAGCTTATTCATGTGGCTCAGTTTTTTGGGTAATAAAAGAAGTTTTAGGGAAAGTCTCATATGCCGTAGAAGATACAAAAACTCCAATGATTTTAGCAATAAACTCTTTGATAATTAATTTGGTCTTAAATATTTTACTAAGCTATTACTTTGGACATGTTGGTATAGCTTTGGCGACTTCAATTAGTTTCGCTATAAATTGTTTGTTACTTTATTATTCTCTGAAAAAGAATATTAACTTTAAAATAAAGAAAAAAACAATTAATTTAATAATCTCAATGACTATTGTGAGTATGTTGGTTATAATCTCTATTCTTTATCTAAAACAATTAATATTAGAGTTTTCAACTAATCAAATCATAGTAATAACTACTATAACGTTAGTGATAAGTATTATTTATATAACAATAGGGAAATTTCTGGGCCTTATCAAATTTTCATGGGGTAGGTGA
- a CDS encoding glycosyltransferase family 4 protein, giving the protein MKDNDPSKKILFVATVYTHLANFHKPYISMLQERGYEVHAACNPNEGRKQEIEELGVICWDIPFSRNPFNLNNFKATKELLKLFKTNYYELIHTHTPIASFLTRLLARLKNQGNILYTAHGFHFYKGAPFINWLLYYPIEFIANKWTDGLIVMNKEDYEAGKKMGRTSGKNIFLTNGVGVDLNTFNSESTDEGLIRRELNIPPNHLIVSCVAELTVNKNHLFLLKAWEILSGKYDDIQLLIVGSGENEYNLKKYVHETKLNNIHFLGFRKDIPSVLQDSDIVTLLSKREGLPKCIMEAMAASKPVIVSNTRGLRDLVTHNKNGLVVDLDNYQQLINSFEVLIQSEEMRRLMGKNGFEKIRKYSIENVVFQLRSIYNKYLIK; this is encoded by the coding sequence ATGAAAGATAATGATCCAAGCAAAAAAATATTATTTGTAGCAACTGTGTATACGCATTTAGCAAATTTTCATAAGCCATACATCAGTATGTTACAAGAAAGAGGTTATGAAGTACATGCTGCTTGCAATCCTAACGAAGGTAGAAAACAAGAAATAGAGGAGCTAGGTGTAATTTGCTGGGATATACCCTTTTCAAGAAACCCATTTAATTTAAATAATTTTAAAGCAACGAAAGAATTATTAAAACTATTTAAGACTAATTACTATGAACTTATACATACACATACTCCAATTGCATCTTTCTTAACGCGCTTATTAGCAAGACTAAAAAATCAAGGTAATATACTTTATACAGCGCATGGATTCCATTTTTATAAAGGTGCTCCGTTTATTAACTGGCTTCTATATTATCCTATTGAGTTTATTGCTAATAAATGGACTGATGGTTTAATTGTTATGAATAAAGAGGATTACGAGGCTGGTAAAAAAATGGGACGTACCTCAGGGAAAAATATTTTTTTAACTAATGGAGTTGGTGTAGATTTAAATACTTTTAACAGTGAATCGACTGACGAAGGATTGATTAGAAGAGAGCTAAATATTCCACCAAATCATTTAATTGTTAGTTGTGTAGCAGAACTTACAGTTAATAAAAATCATCTTTTTCTTTTAAAAGCATGGGAAATTTTAAGTGGAAAATATGATGATATTCAGTTGCTAATAGTTGGCTCTGGTGAGAATGAATATAATTTAAAAAAATACGTGCATGAGACTAAATTGAATAATATCCATTTCTTGGGATTTCGCAAAGATATACCTTCTGTATTGCAAGATTCGGATATAGTAACATTGTTATCTAAAAGAGAAGGTTTACCTAAGTGTATTATGGAAGCTATGGCCGCTTCTAAACCAGTAATTGTTTCAAACACAAGAGGATTAAGAGATCTTGTTACTCATAATAAAAACGGATTAGTTGTAGACCTAGATAATTATCAGCAGCTAATAAATTCTTTTGAAGTACTAATACAGAGTGAAGAAATGAGAAGATTAATGGGTAAAAATGGTTTTGAAAAGATAAGAAAGTATTCAATAGAAAATGTAGTTTTTCAACTAAGGAGTATCTACAATAAATATCTAATAAAATAG
- a CDS encoding glycosyltransferase, giving the protein MKKIKVIHLITGLDIGGAETMLYKLVSSTDNAIFHLKVISLTDIGPVGKKINELGIPVISLGMKNGVPNPIFLFKLIRILRREKPDLLQTWMYHSDLIGFIAGKIAKVSKIVWGIRHSNLNLDENKKSTILIAKVCSKLSKYVDSIICCSKASVESHQEIGYDKNKMIILPNGFNLDEFRPDIHAKSRLVDLLKVNQDDFLIGMVGRWDPLKDHQNFILTAEKISKKVNNVKFILCGNGVTKENELLVSWIEDAGISNKTFLLGRREDISKIMPGLDLLISSSSGEGFPNVIGEAMACEVPCVVTDVGDSAYIVGDTGLVVQPKDSNALANASLQLIESSLGELGYKARERIIKNFELNIVTQKFEEAYLTLIKKQI; this is encoded by the coding sequence ATGAAAAAAATAAAAGTAATTCACTTGATCACAGGGCTAGATATTGGCGGTGCTGAAACTATGCTGTATAAGTTGGTTTCAAGTACAGATAATGCAATTTTCCATTTAAAGGTGATATCTTTAACTGATATTGGACCCGTTGGTAAGAAAATAAATGAGTTAGGCATACCTGTTATTTCTCTTGGGATGAAAAATGGAGTACCAAATCCAATTTTTTTGTTTAAATTAATAAGGATATTAAGAAGAGAAAAACCGGATTTATTACAAACTTGGATGTACCATTCAGATTTAATTGGGTTTATTGCAGGGAAAATAGCGAAGGTTTCAAAAATAGTTTGGGGAATAAGGCATAGCAATTTAAATTTAGATGAGAATAAAAAGAGTACAATTCTAATCGCTAAAGTTTGCAGTAAACTCTCAAAATATGTGGATAGTATCATTTGTTGCTCAAAAGCCTCAGTAGAAAGTCATCAGGAAATTGGTTACGACAAAAATAAAATGATTATTTTGCCAAATGGATTTAATCTTGATGAATTCAGGCCGGATATTCATGCCAAATCGAGATTAGTAGATCTCTTAAAAGTTAATCAAGATGACTTCTTAATAGGAATGGTTGGAAGATGGGATCCACTTAAAGACCATCAAAACTTTATTTTGACTGCTGAAAAAATATCTAAAAAAGTAAATAATGTGAAATTTATACTCTGCGGAAATGGTGTTACAAAAGAAAATGAGTTACTAGTTTCCTGGATTGAAGATGCAGGCATATCAAACAAGACATTTTTGCTTGGAAGACGAGAAGATATTTCGAAAATCATGCCAGGACTTGATCTATTAATTTCTTCATCTAGCGGTGAGGGGTTTCCAAATGTAATAGGCGAAGCTATGGCATGTGAAGTTCCATGTGTAGTAACGGATGTAGGTGATTCTGCATATATTGTAGGGGATACAGGGCTAGTTGTACAACCTAAAGATTCTAATGCATTAGCAAATGCGAGTTTGCAATTAATTGAGAGTAGCCTTGGTGAATTAGGGTATAAAGCTAGAGAGAGAATAATAAAAAATTTCGAGTTGAATATAGTTACCCAAAAATTTGAAGAAGCTTATTTAACGCTTATTAAAAAACAAATTTAG